One window from the genome of Parasteatoda tepidariorum isolate YZ-2023 chromosome 8, CAS_Ptep_4.0, whole genome shotgun sequence encodes:
- the LOC107450264 gene encoding polyribonucleotide nucleotidyltransferase 1, mitochondrial-like isoform X1, which translates to MRRGMAVDAVIQEILEKLKESYTKCNSSILYQAINSVYENAFRNLVLETSIRCDGRTATDLRPISCEVDTFKPLHGNVLFERGQTQSQQFTFCSVREQCFPYPWNMQSKRRMIRFLTAPAYLLR; encoded by the exons atgAGGAGAGGAATGGCTGTTGATGCTGTGATAcaagaaatattagaaaaattaaaag aaagcTATACCAAGTGTAATTCAAGTATCTTATATCAAGCCATAAATTCTGTTTATGAAAATGCATTTAGGAACCTTGTTTTAGAAACAAGCATAAG GTGTGATGGGAGAACAGCAACTGATTTGCGACCCATATCGTGCGAAGTGGACACATTTAAACCCTTACATGGAAACGTTCTTTTTGAGAGGGGTCAAACACAA TCACAACAATTTACTTTCTGTTCAGTACGAGAGCAGTGTTTCCCCTACCCCTGGAACATGCAGTCCAAACGGAGAATGATCCGATTTCTAACTGCTCCCGCTTATCTTTTGAGATGA
- the LOC107450264 gene encoding polyribonucleotide nucleotidyltransferase 1, mitochondrial-like isoform X2: protein MRRGMAVDAVIQEILEKLKESYTKCNSSILYQAINSVYENAFRNLVLETSIRCDGRTATDLRPISCEVDTFKPLHGNVLFERGQTQVISL, encoded by the exons atgAGGAGAGGAATGGCTGTTGATGCTGTGATAcaagaaatattagaaaaattaaaag aaagcTATACCAAGTGTAATTCAAGTATCTTATATCAAGCCATAAATTCTGTTTATGAAAATGCATTTAGGAACCTTGTTTTAGAAACAAGCATAAG GTGTGATGGGAGAACAGCAACTGATTTGCGACCCATATCGTGCGAAGTGGACACATTTAAACCCTTACATGGAAACGTTCTTTTTGAGAGGGGTCAAACACAAGTAATCTCTTTATGA